In the genome of Acidimicrobiia bacterium, one region contains:
- a CDS encoding alpha/beta fold hydrolase yields the protein MKRRNLVLTALVGWVLWRLFGKESSPAASGPQERPSGPTGRTVLAGRHEFFVRESGPADGPVLVLLHGWLYDSHATWHRIRSGLDTSHRVVAIDLRNHGRSDRIRSRFEVADVADDVARVFDVLGLDAVPVVGYSLGGMVAQELVLRHPGRVTRLVLGATAAHPSFVPRSVGVPLLVAGRALGRIDRTLLPRLAHRYMMLAGVIPPEHSAWLWQSLMERDPDLYYEAGFAILRFDARDRVSRIRIPTLCVIPTEDQLVLPARQYATAAAIADAQVYEVVGGRHEAVLTHHEEIAKAIAGFVSG from the coding sequence GTGAAGCGGCGAAACCTCGTCCTGACTGCGCTCGTGGGATGGGTGCTGTGGCGCCTTTTCGGCAAGGAGAGCTCTCCGGCGGCCTCCGGGCCGCAGGAGCGGCCTTCGGGCCCCACGGGACGCACCGTGCTCGCCGGTCGCCACGAGTTCTTCGTGCGCGAGTCGGGACCGGCCGACGGCCCTGTGCTGGTCCTGCTGCACGGGTGGCTGTACGACAGCCACGCCACCTGGCATCGGATTCGCTCCGGTCTAGACACCAGCCATCGGGTGGTCGCCATCGACCTGCGCAACCACGGCCGCAGCGACCGGATCCGCAGTCGTTTCGAGGTGGCCGACGTCGCCGACGACGTGGCCAGGGTGTTCGACGTGCTCGGACTGGACGCCGTCCCTGTCGTCGGGTACTCGCTGGGGGGAATGGTGGCTCAGGAGCTCGTGCTGCGACATCCGGGCAGGGTCACCCGGCTGGTGCTCGGAGCGACCGCCGCACACCCTTCGTTCGTACCCCGCTCGGTGGGGGTGCCGCTCCTGGTGGCAGGCAGGGCACTGGGCCGCATCGACCGCACTCTCCTGCCGCGCCTCGCCCATCGGTACATGATGCTCGCCGGGGTGATCCCTCCCGAGCACTCCGCCTGGCTGTGGCAGTCGCTGATGGAACGCGATCCGGACCTCTACTACGAGGCCGGATTCGCCATCCTCCGCTTCGACGCCCGCGACCGGGTGTCACGGATTCGGATACCGACGCTGTGCGTCATCCCGACCGAGGATCAGTTGGTGCTTCCGGCGAGGCAGTACGCCACCGCCGCCGCCATCGCGGACGCACAGGTGTACGAGGTGGTCGGGGGGCGTCACGAGGCGGTGCTCACCCATCACGAGGAGATCGCCAAGGCCATCGCCGGGTTCGTCTCCGGGTGA
- the selD gene encoding selenide, water dikinase SelD: MAQVLRRLENLDAVHHPDLLVGIEGSDDAGVFRVSDDAALVQTVDFFTPIVDEPDDWGRIVAANALSDVYAMGGRPITALQIVGWPREALPLELLGEVLAGAAEVLAAAGVTIVGGHTIDDPEPKFGLAVTGLVHPDRILRNRGARAGDLLLLTKAIGTGVISTAIKRGLAGPAERAAAVASMVALNDRAGRAAVAAGASAATDVTGFGLLGHLGEMLDGVGVRLDAAAVPILPGALRFAAEGVVPGGTRRNLEHASGFTEFGDVDEAGRILLADAQTSGGLLIAVAEAAAIPLLAGLTREAVFVAVIGQFTEEHPGTVVVT; this comes from the coding sequence TTGGCGCAGGTCCTGCGCCGTCTGGAGAACCTGGATGCGGTCCATCATCCCGACCTGCTGGTCGGGATCGAGGGGTCGGACGACGCCGGTGTGTTCCGGGTCTCAGACGACGCCGCCCTGGTCCAGACCGTCGACTTCTTCACACCGATCGTCGACGAGCCCGACGACTGGGGTCGGATCGTCGCCGCCAACGCCCTGTCCGACGTCTATGCCATGGGCGGGCGCCCGATCACGGCGCTGCAGATCGTGGGGTGGCCTCGTGAGGCGCTCCCGCTCGAACTGTTGGGGGAGGTCCTCGCCGGGGCGGCCGAGGTCCTCGCCGCCGCCGGGGTGACGATCGTCGGGGGTCACACCATCGACGACCCGGAGCCCAAGTTCGGTCTGGCGGTGACCGGGCTGGTGCATCCGGATCGCATCCTGAGGAACCGTGGGGCTCGGGCAGGCGACCTGCTGCTCCTGACCAAGGCGATCGGCACCGGTGTGATCTCCACCGCGATCAAGCGGGGGCTTGCCGGGCCTGCGGAGCGGGCGGCGGCCGTGGCCTCCATGGTGGCGCTCAACGATCGCGCCGGCCGTGCCGCAGTCGCCGCCGGGGCGTCGGCGGCCACCGACGTCACCGGGTTCGGGCTCCTTGGACATCTGGGTGAGATGCTCGACGGCGTCGGGGTTCGGCTCGATGCGGCGGCGGTGCCGATCCTTCCCGGGGCGCTCCGTTTCGCTGCCGAGGGCGTCGTGCCGGGCGGCACGCGCCGCAACCTGGAGCACGCTTCGGGGTTCACGGAGTTCGGCGATGTCGACGAGGCGGGCCGCATCCTTCTCGCCGACGCCCAGACCAGCGGCGGGCTCCTCATTGCCGTCGCCGAGGCCGCGGCGATCCCGTTGCTCGCCGGGCTCACCCGGGAGGCCGTGTTCGTGGCCGTCATCGGGCAGTTCACAGAGGAGCATCCCGGTACCGTGGTGGTGACGTGA